The genome window TACCTCTCCGAGTTGCTCGCCGGGGTGCGGGACCGCATCGCGTAGGCCGGGGGGGGGGTGCGCACGTGAGCCTCGAGCGAATCCAGGACAGGTTCGACCGGAAGATCGCGGAACTCGGTGTCCGCGTCAAGGACGTCGACCAGCTGAAGGTGCGGGAGGACGTCTTTGACGAGATCACCCTGCTCTCCCTCTACCGCCTCGTCCACAAGGGCTGGCTCACCGCGATCGGGGGGTCCATCTCGACGGGGAAGGAGGCGAACGTCTTCTTCGGGGAGAGGGACGGGACCGACCTCGCGATCAAGATCTACCGGATTCGGACCGCGAATTTCAACGCGATGAGCGAGTACATCATCGGGGACAGGAGGTTTGCGGGGATACGCAGGACGCGCAAGGACATCGTCTTTGCGTGGACGAGGAAAGAGTACTCGAACCTCCTGCGGGCCCACGAGGCCGGTCTCTCCGTCCCGCGGCCGCTCGTGTGGGACAGGAACATCCTCGTCATGGAGTTCCTCGGGGAGGACGAGCGTCCCTACCCGCAGCTCCGCCTCGCGGACCTCGAGGATCCCGCGGGAGCATACCGGGAGATCCTCGACTTTATCCGCGTCCTCTACAGGGATGCAGGCCTCGTCCACGCAGACCTCTCCGAGTACAACATCCTCGCGGGCGACCGCCTCTACTTCATCGACATGGGCCAGGCAGTCACGCGGGATCATCCCCGGGCCCTGTCGTTCCTCGCCCGGGACATCGCCCAAATCAACAGGTTTTTCCGCTCGAAGTGCCCTCTCCGTGATGAGAGGGAGATATTCTCCGAAGTGACCGGAATCGTGCCGCAAGGAGAGGGGGCCGGGGACGCGGAGGGGGGAGATGCATGATCCAGGAACTGAAGGTGGCCCAGAACCGCATCGGGGTCCTGATAGGGAAAGGGGGGCAGGTGAAGAGGGAACTCGAGGAGAAGACGGGGACCAGGATCCAGATCGACAGCCAGGAAGGGACCGTGACCGTGGAAGGGGAGGATGCCCTCCCCTTCCTCAGGGCAGTCGAGGTCATCAACGCGATCAACAGGGGATTCTCGCCCGAGAGGGCATTCTGCCTCCTCGAGGACGAGGACCTCCTCCTCGAGGTGATCGACCTCTCGGGTGTCGCGGACACCCCGCGCCAGCTCGACAGGATCAGGGGGAGGATCATCGGCCGCGACGGCAGGGCGAGGGAGCAGATAGAGCACATGACGGACACGAAGGTCTCGGTCTTCGGCAAGACGATCGCGCTCATCGGGCTGCCCGAGAACCTGAAGGTCGCCCGCACGGCAATCGACATGCTGATCGAGGGTGCACCGCACGAGGCAGTCTTTGCATACCTCGAGAAGAAGCGACAGGAATCGAGGCAGAACCTCGTCGATTACTACTACTGATGGGCAGGGAGACCGCCCCCCCCCCACGGGCTGCAGTGCGCGGCGCGGGAGCATTTCCACTGGAGTGCAAGTCAGCGTTATACAGGGTGAATCGCGTGGGACTGGATTACATGGCATTCTTGGAGTGGAAATGAAGGGGTTCGCGATGAGGGTAGGAGACCTCCCCATCCCCGGGTACCTCCGCGAGATCTACGCCCGCCGCGGTATCGACGAGCTCTATCCCCCCCAGGCGGAATGCATCAGGAAGGGTCTCCTCGAGGGGAGGAACATCCTCCTCTCCGTGCCCACCGCGAGCGGAAAGACGCTCGTCGCCGAGATAGCGATGCACCACCACATCTCCCGCGGGGGAAAGTGCCTCTACATCGTCCCCCTGAAAGCCCTCGCGAGCGAGAAGTACGAGGAATTCTCGGGGAAGAATGTGAGGGTAGGGATCTCCACGGGGGACTTTGACCGGAGGGACGAGTACCTCGGGCGCAACGACATCATCGTGGCGACGAGCGAGAAAGTGGATTCACTCATCAGGAACAGGGCCCACTGGATCCCCTCCGTCACCCTCCTCGTCGTCGACGAGGTCCACCTCATCGACGAGCCGCGCAGGGGCCCGACGCTCGAGATGGTCATCGCGAAGATGAGGGCAAAGAACGCGAATCTCCAGATCATCGCCCTCTCGGCGACTATCGGGAACCCCGGGACCCTCGCCGGATGGCTCGGCGCAGAGGTGGTGTCCGGCACGTGGCGGCCCGTCGAGCTACGGCAGGGTATCTACTGTGACGGCAGGATACGCTTTGGGGAAGGGTGCAGGGAAGTCCCCGCCGTTTCACGGAACGAGGACGTGAACCTCGTGCTCGACACGGTCTCCTCGGGGGGGCAGTGCCTCGTCTTCGTCTCCTCGCGCAGGAATGCCGAGGCATTCGCAAAGAGGGCG of Methanolinea sp. contains these proteins:
- a CDS encoding serine protein kinase RIO; protein product: MSLERIQDRFDRKIAELGVRVKDVDQLKVREDVFDEITLLSLYRLVHKGWLTAIGGSISTGKEANVFFGERDGTDLAIKIYRIRTANFNAMSEYIIGDRRFAGIRRTRKDIVFAWTRKEYSNLLRAHEAGLSVPRPLVWDRNILVMEFLGEDERPYPQLRLADLEDPAGAYREILDFIRVLYRDAGLVHADLSEYNILAGDRLYFIDMGQAVTRDHPRALSFLARDIAQINRFFRSKCPLRDEREIFSEVTGIVPQGEGAGDAEGGDA
- a CDS encoding KH domain-containing protein, whose product is MIQELKVAQNRIGVLIGKGGQVKRELEEKTGTRIQIDSQEGTVTVEGEDALPFLRAVEVINAINRGFSPERAFCLLEDEDLLLEVIDLSGVADTPRQLDRIRGRIIGRDGRAREQIEHMTDTKVSVFGKTIALIGLPENLKVARTAIDMLIEGAPHEAVFAYLEKKRQESRQNLVDYYY